In one Neobacillus sp. CF12 genomic region, the following are encoded:
- a CDS encoding ABC transporter permease: protein MNLQRKLQQLLKSLVQPLTAVVIGLLTGAVAISLVGASVLETYKVMWDGAFGNFYFVTATLARATPIIFIGLGLAIAFRAGVFNMGAEGQMVLGAVSAALAALYVPGSGIIKLLAALVAGFLAGGLWSLLAGWMETRFKVQLLISTLLLNYVAVLFAGYLVSEPFQDKSGSAALAQTHMIDQVAWLPKLFPGMSVHMGFVIAIVLAIILYIILRFTSAGYEVRMLGYNPFFAEYGGVNKVKVLLYSMFFSGGIAGLAGTVEVLGSQYRYVEGSLTVPGYAWTGLMAALLANSNPLGTAVAAILLAALQTGAMGMERNTEVPLEIASVIQGVLILFVTAKITFNWWKVKKKGGDIHGTA, encoded by the coding sequence ATGAATCTTCAACGAAAACTACAACAACTGCTTAAATCGTTGGTACAGCCTCTTACGGCCGTGGTGATTGGGCTATTGACAGGGGCCGTTGCCATTAGTTTAGTAGGGGCATCTGTCTTGGAAACCTATAAAGTCATGTGGGACGGGGCATTCGGTAATTTTTACTTTGTTACCGCTACACTTGCTCGTGCCACTCCTATTATATTCATAGGTTTAGGGTTGGCCATTGCTTTTCGTGCGGGTGTCTTCAATATGGGAGCAGAGGGGCAAATGGTGTTAGGTGCCGTGAGTGCTGCACTTGCGGCTTTGTATGTACCAGGATCTGGGATCATCAAATTGCTAGCAGCCTTGGTGGCTGGATTTTTAGCAGGGGGCTTATGGTCGCTCCTTGCGGGGTGGATGGAAACTAGATTCAAAGTACAATTATTGATTTCTACCTTACTCCTAAACTATGTAGCGGTATTATTTGCAGGTTATTTGGTTTCAGAGCCGTTTCAAGACAAAAGTGGATCAGCTGCATTAGCACAGACCCACATGATTGATCAGGTGGCATGGCTGCCTAAGTTATTCCCAGGGATGAGTGTCCATATGGGATTTGTGATTGCCATTGTTTTGGCAATTATTCTATATATTATTCTGCGATTCACATCAGCGGGGTACGAAGTAAGAATGCTTGGGTATAACCCATTTTTTGCTGAGTATGGCGGGGTTAATAAAGTTAAGGTGCTTCTGTACAGCATGTTTTTTAGCGGCGGGATTGCTGGACTAGCTGGAACGGTTGAAGTTTTAGGATCACAATATCGATATGTAGAAGGTTCCCTAACCGTACCCGGTTATGCCTGGACAGGATTAATGGCAGCTCTTTTGGCAAACTCTAATCCTCTTGGTACAGCGGTAGCGGCGATTCTGCTGGCAGCACTTCAAACTGGTGCCATGGGAATGGAGCGAAATACTGAGGTTCCGTTAGAAATTGCCAGTGTCATCCAGGGGGTTCTTATTCTTTTTGTTACAGCAAAAATCACT
- a CDS encoding ABC transporter ATP-binding protein → MTYVLEMKEMTKKYGEFLANDGISIYLKKGEVLAIVGENGAGKTTLMRMLYGLEQPTGGEIKLNGKTVNFSGPQDAIHKGIGMVHQHFMLFSDFSVTENIVIGHEPKRNGFFNRKEAAEKVQKLSDQYKIHVNPLKKAGDCSVGEQQRIEILKVLYQGADIIILDEPTAVLTPIEVEELLKTIQFLAEQGKSIILITHKLPEVMKVADQITVLRNGRVTGNVLKQNTDIEQLATMMVGRELQKLTDRIQLDGSPLLEIDNLTIGGKDAKPILDHLSLSVRRGEIVGIAGVSGNGQSELIQAISGLSKIDSGSIRLGEKTLTGKSVAYRRNAGLAHIPEDRYLWGAAKEATVEETGLMGYYRKKNFNQSSFIRRGGFRKIVKGWIDTFEIKTPSLDEKSGNLSGGNLQKLIVARELGFETDFLIAAEPTRGVDIGAMEYIHKAIIEKRNNGDGILLVSSELSEILTLSDRIAVMYEGKIVDILDRKDATEERLSVLMAGGNKNESSTKTTTTA, encoded by the coding sequence ATGACCTATGTGTTAGAAATGAAGGAAATGACCAAAAAGTATGGTGAGTTCCTAGCGAACGACGGGATTTCGATATATCTGAAAAAGGGAGAGGTTTTGGCTATTGTCGGAGAAAATGGCGCCGGCAAGACGACCCTCATGCGGATGCTTTACGGCCTTGAACAACCGACTGGCGGGGAAATAAAACTAAACGGTAAGACCGTCAATTTTTCAGGCCCACAAGATGCGATCCATAAGGGAATCGGCATGGTGCATCAGCACTTTATGCTATTTTCTGACTTTTCGGTAACAGAAAACATTGTCATCGGTCATGAACCGAAACGCAATGGTTTCTTTAATAGAAAAGAAGCGGCTGAAAAAGTGCAAAAATTGAGCGATCAGTATAAAATCCATGTCAATCCATTGAAAAAAGCCGGCGATTGCTCGGTTGGAGAACAGCAGCGGATTGAAATATTAAAAGTGTTATACCAAGGTGCTGATATTATTATACTGGACGAACCAACAGCGGTCTTGACTCCTATTGAGGTAGAGGAACTCCTAAAAACGATTCAATTCTTAGCAGAACAAGGGAAGAGCATCATTTTAATTACACATAAGCTGCCAGAAGTTATGAAAGTGGCCGATCAAATTACCGTGTTAAGAAATGGCAGGGTTACAGGAAATGTTTTAAAACAAAATACAGATATCGAACAGCTGGCCACTATGATGGTTGGCCGTGAGCTCCAAAAGCTTACGGACAGAATCCAATTGGACGGATCACCTCTTCTTGAAATTGACAATCTAACCATTGGCGGGAAGGACGCGAAGCCCATCTTGGATCATCTTTCCTTATCCGTACGCCGCGGAGAGATTGTCGGGATTGCCGGAGTATCGGGGAATGGACAGTCTGAACTGATCCAGGCAATTTCAGGATTAAGCAAAATCGATAGTGGCAGTATCCGTCTAGGGGAGAAAACCTTGACGGGCAAATCCGTGGCATATAGAAGAAATGCTGGTCTCGCCCATATTCCTGAAGACCGATACCTATGGGGAGCGGCGAAGGAAGCAACCGTCGAGGAAACAGGGTTGATGGGATATTATCGAAAGAAAAACTTCAATCAATCATCCTTTATTCGACGGGGTGGATTCCGAAAGATTGTTAAAGGATGGATTGATACCTTCGAAATTAAAACACCATCGTTAGATGAAAAGTCAGGAAACCTATCAGGTGGAAACTTGCAGAAATTAATTGTGGCAAGAGAACTAGGATTTGAAACAGATTTTCTGATTGCGGCCGAACCAACCCGTGGTGTTGATATCGGTGCAATGGAATATATTCATAAAGCCATTATAGAAAAAAGAAATAATGGGGACGGAATTCTTCTCGTTTCATCGGAGTTATCGGAAATACTGACGTTATCCGACCGAATAGCTGTTATGTATGAAGGGAAAATTGTCGATATCCTTGATCGGAAAGATGCGACGGAAGAGAGATTAAGCGTACTTATGGCAGGAGGAAACAAGAATGAATCTTCAACGAAAACTACAACAACTGCTTAA
- a CDS encoding BMP family protein — translation MRKLLSLIVLALVLLVAGCGAEESTGKDAASSKEDKKKIALVLPEKIGVNPFFQQMDEGAKQAAKEFGVELKTIESTDHSAIEENLRVAVAEGYDLIITSSFESEDALKKVATENPDRQFAIIDTVVDLPNVQSVNFREHEAAYLLGAAAGLSTKTDKVGMVVAMDIPLMKKWTVAFEEGLKETNPDAEFLVNYVGGFTDPAKAKELALLQASKGADFVAGAAAVGDLGVFEAAEEQGFFTSGQDVDRTEVDPEHVVLSQLKGTDAAAFETVKAFANGNFKTGIVEYGLKEKGVGLTYVTHESKTPLNSFVGQDVIDQVKALHEEIVSGKREIKNPLSN, via the coding sequence ATGAGAAAACTACTTTCACTTATCGTACTAGCTTTAGTCCTGCTCGTCGCTGGATGTGGAGCTGAAGAATCAACAGGAAAAGATGCGGCGTCAAGTAAAGAGGATAAGAAGAAAATTGCCCTTGTCTTGCCAGAAAAAATTGGGGTTAACCCATTCTTCCAGCAAATGGATGAAGGTGCGAAACAAGCTGCAAAAGAATTTGGAGTAGAACTAAAGACGATCGAATCGACGGATCATTCTGCTATCGAGGAAAACCTACGCGTAGCAGTAGCAGAAGGATATGATTTAATCATTACATCTTCATTTGAATCAGAGGATGCTTTAAAAAAGGTAGCAACTGAAAATCCAGATCGTCAATTTGCGATTATTGATACGGTAGTAGACCTTCCGAATGTTCAAAGTGTCAATTTCAGAGAGCATGAAGCAGCTTATCTTTTAGGTGCTGCAGCAGGACTTTCTACAAAAACAGATAAAGTCGGTATGGTAGTGGCAATGGATATTCCATTAATGAAAAAGTGGACAGTTGCGTTTGAAGAAGGATTAAAGGAAACCAATCCGGATGCAGAGTTTCTAGTAAACTATGTTGGAGGCTTTACAGATCCAGCAAAAGCGAAAGAACTAGCGTTGTTACAAGCTTCTAAGGGAGCAGATTTTGTTGCAGGAGCTGCAGCAGTGGGAGACTTAGGTGTGTTTGAAGCAGCAGAAGAACAAGGATTCTTTACATCAGGTCAGGACGTTGACCGTACAGAAGTTGATCCAGAGCATGTTGTTCTCTCGCAGCTAAAAGGGACAGATGCTGCTGCATTTGAAACGGTAAAAGCATTTGCAAACGGCAATTTTAAAACAGGTATCGTCGAGTATGGCTTGAAGGAAAAGGGTGTTGGCTTGACATATGTGACACATGAAAGCAAAACTCCACTAAACAGCTTTGTTGGACAAGACGTTATTGACCAAGTCAAGGCTCTTCATGAAGAAATTGTTTCTGGAAAAAGAGAAATCAAAAATCCATTGAGCAATTAA